The Camelina sativa cultivar DH55 chromosome 14, Cs, whole genome shotgun sequence genome includes a window with the following:
- the LOC109128632 gene encoding putative leucine-rich repeat receptor-like serine/threonine-protein kinase At2g14440 codes for METCMKFLFLAFATFSIIHQVQSQDQQGFISIDCGLPSNESPYVEPVTDITYTSDAGFVHGGKTGTIKKVSETDFIAKPYRVLRYFPDGTRNCYSLNVTQDTNYLIRTVFVYGNYDGLNIFPRFDLYLGPNIWKSLDLRRTGFGAVVEEIIHVTRSNILXRDSKIMSPSILILYSIVFSLF; via the exons ATGGAGACTTGCATGAAGTTTCTGTTTCTCGCTTTTGCCACTTTCTCCATCATACACCAAGTTCAGTCTCAGGATCAACAAG GATTCATCAGTATAGATTGTGGATTACCTTCCAATGAGTCTCCTTATGTCGAACCAGTCACCGATATCACTTACACCTCTGATGCTGGTTTTGTCCACGGAGGAAAGACTGGTACCATCAAAAAAGTCTCTGAGACAGACTTTATCGCAAAACCATATAGGGTTTTGAGATACTTCCCTGACGGAACGCGAAACTGCTACAGTTTGAATGTCACTCAAGATACAAATTACCTCATCAGGACAGTTTTTGTATATGGAAACTATGATGGTCTTAATATTTTCCCAAGATTCGACCTCTATCTTGGTCCTAATATTTGGAAATCCCTAGATCTGAGAAGAACAGGTTTTGGTGCTGTTGTTGAGGAGATTATTCACGTCACAAGATCTAACATATTANAACGCGACAGCAAAATCATGTCGCCATCCATATTGATATTGTATtccattgttttttctttgttttaa
- the LOC104739331 gene encoding protein kinase APK1A, chloroplastic-like — protein MGICLSAQVKAEIPGTSSKYVSSDVKDTGSLGSKASSVSVRPTPRTEGEILQSPNLKSFSFAELKSATRNFRPDSVLGEGGFGCVFKGWIDEKSLTATKPGTGLVIAVKKLNQDGWQGHQEWLAEVNYLGQFSHRHLVKLIGYCLEDEHRLLVYEFMPRGSLENHLFRRGLYFQPLSWKLRLKVALGAAKGLAFLHSSETRVIYRDFKTSNILLDSEYNAKLSDFGLAKDGPIGDKSHVSTRVMGTHGYAAPEYLATGHLTTKSDVYSFGVVLLELLSGRRAVDKNRPSGERNLVEWAKPYLVNKRKIFRVIDNRLQDQYSMEEACKVATLSLRCLTTEVKLRPNMREVVSHLEHIQTLNAAIGGNMDRTERRMRRRSDSVASKKANAGFARQTAVGSTVVAYPRPSASPLYV, from the exons ATGGGGATTTGCTTGAGTGCTCAGGTCAAGGCTGAGATCCCAG GGACGAGTTCGAAGTATGTGAGTTCTGACGTCAAAGATACTGGAAGTCTTGGGAGTAAGGCTTCGTCTGTGTCTGTAAGACCAACCCCTCGAACCGAGGGTGAGATCTTACAGTCTCCAAACCTCAAGAGTTTCAGCTTTGCTGAGCTTAAATCCGCTACCAGGAATTTCAGACCAGACAGTGTGCTTGGTGAAGGTGGATTCGGTTGTGTTTTCAAAGGATGGATTGATGAGAAGTCTCTTACCGCTACAAAACCAGGCACTGGTTTGGTTATTGCTGTCAAAAAGCTTAACCAAGATGGTTGGCAAGGTCATCAGGAGTGGCtg gCTGAAGTGAATTACCTTGGCCAGTTTTCTCACCGTCATCTTGTGAAGCTGATTGGTTATTGCCTAGAGGATGAGCACCGTCTTCTTGTTTATGAGTTCATGCCTCGGGGTAGCTTGGAGAATCATCTTTTCAGGA GGGGTTTGTACTTCCAACCATTATCTTGGAAACTCCGGTTGAAAGTTGCTCTTGGTGCTGCAAAGGGCCTTGCTTTCCTTCACAGTTCTGAAACAAGAGTGATATACCGTGATTTCAAGACTTCTAATATCCTTCTTGACTCG GAGTACAACGCAAAGCTTTCTGATTTTGGGTTGGCCAAGGATGGGCCAATAGGTGATAAAAGTCATGTCTCTACAAGGGTCATGGGTACACACGGATATGCTGCTCCTGAATACCTTGCCACCG GTCATCTAACAACAAAGAGTGATGTCTATAGCTTTGGGGTTGTCCTTCTGGAGCTGTTGTCTGGTCGTCGAGCTGTGGACAAAAATCGTCCTTCTGGAGAGAGGAACCTTGTGGAGTGGGCTAAACCATATCtcgtaaacaaaagaaagatattcCGAGTCATTGATAATCGTCTTCAGGACCAGTACTCTATGGAAGAAGCATGTAAAGTGGCTACTCTGTCTCTGAGATGTCTCACCACAGAGGTTAAGCTGAGACCAAACATGAGGGAGGTTGTTTCTCACCTCGAACACATTCAGACTTTAAATGCTGCTATAGGAGGGAATATGGATAGAACAGAGAGAAGAATGCGTAGGAGAAGTGACAGTGTTGCCAGCAAAAAAGCGAATGCGGGTTTTGCTCGGCAGACTGCTGTGGGCAGTACAGTTGTTGCTTATCCTCGTCCATCGGCCTCACCACTGTATGTCTGA